The Nitrososphaerales archaeon genome window below encodes:
- a CDS encoding NusA-like transcription termination signal-binding factor, which yields MTEIKLTSGELQLMSLFQSVTGATARDCVIDEKIDRVIFIVNKGDMGLAIGKNGATIRTLQDIVGKKIELVEFSDDPAEFIRNMLSSNLVLDVKIIDKGDGTRVAVAAVDPKKKGVVVGREGRNAEKARLLAKRYFQISNVLIVNPEQIPR from the coding sequence ATGACGGAAATCAAATTGACGTCAGGTGAATTGCAGTTGATGTCCCTGTTCCAGAGCGTAACTGGTGCCACTGCAAGGGATTGTGTGATTGATGAAAAGATTGACAGAGTAATCTTTATTGTTAATAAGGGTGATATGGGTCTTGCAATTGGCAAGAATGGTGCAACTATAAGGACATTACAAGACATCGTTGGCAAGAAGATCGAATTGGTTGAATTCTCTGACGACCCTGCTGAGTTCATACGCAACATGTTAAGTTCTAATTTAGTATTAGATGTTAAGATTATTGACAAGGGCGATGGTACGAGAGTTGCTGTGGCTGCAGTTGATCCGAAGAAAAAAGGTGTGGTCGTTGGTCGTGAGGGAAGAAATGCAGAAAAAGCAAGGTTGCTTGCTAAACGATACTTCCAAATATCGAATGTGTTAATTGTAAATCCAGAACAAATCCCACGGTGA
- a CDS encoding DUF131 domain-containing protein gives MVEQLQLLSVGLILVMLGIIVTVFSLKPRGRGSTGIILLGPIPIVWGGSNKSLLVVIISVILLLFIVLPMVLMLWM, from the coding sequence ATGGTCGAACAATTGCAGCTACTATCTGTAGGTTTGATCTTGGTAATGCTAGGGATAATAGTAACCGTTTTTTCCCTTAAGCCTAGGGGTCGTGGCAGTACTGGAATAATTTTGCTGGGACCCATTCCTATAGTTTGGGGAGGTTCTAACAAATCGTTGTTGGTCGTAATTATTTCAGTCATACTGCTATTGTTTATTGTGCTTCCAATGGTGCTTATGCTATGGATGTGA
- a CDS encoding ribosomal L7Ae/L30e/S12e/Gadd45 family protein: MSKILEQIIKDSFASNKCRVGTRDVLRSIKNSKLIICSQSLSDDVKSKLEQAVKSSNVPIYRFDSTSLELGRLCNKPFRISVISIDSSSSSDITAILEEINKQETANS, translated from the coding sequence ATGAGCAAGATTCTTGAGCAGATCATAAAGGATTCCTTTGCAAGTAATAAGTGCAGGGTGGGAACGCGGGATGTATTGCGTTCGATCAAAAATTCAAAACTGATAATTTGCTCACAATCACTGTCAGACGATGTAAAAAGTAAATTAGAGCAAGCTGTGAAATCTTCAAACGTGCCAATATACAGATTCGATAGCACATCGCTAGAGCTTGGGCGCTTGTGTAACAAACCATTCAGAATATCTGTAATCTCCATAGACAGCTCAAGTAGTTCTGATATTACCGCAATCTTGGAAGAGATTAATAAGCAAGAAACAGCAAATAGTTAA
- a CDS encoding 30S ribosomal protein S12, with amino-acid sequence MARKSPLGLFAGRVLKQKRGRLRWSNKYYNRKMFMLDKKANPLEGAPQARGIVLEKVGVESKQPNSAVRKCVRVQLIKNGKSITAFLPRDGALNYVDEHDEVVVEGIGGSMGGAMGDIPGVRWQVFKVNGVSLKELVRGRKEKPRR; translated from the coding sequence GTGGCTAGAAAATCTCCTCTAGGTCTATTCGCAGGTCGAGTACTTAAGCAAAAGAGGGGACGACTTAGATGGTCTAATAAGTATTATAACAGAAAGATGTTCATGCTTGATAAGAAAGCCAACCCGTTGGAAGGCGCTCCTCAAGCTAGAGGCATAGTTCTTGAGAAGGTTGGCGTTGAATCGAAACAGCCAAACTCTGCAGTTAGAAAATGTGTTAGAGTGCAGTTGATCAAAAATGGAAAAAGCATTACTGCGTTCTTGCCTAGAGATGGTGCTTTAAACTATGTTGATGAACATGATGAGGTCGTTGTAGAAGGCATAGGCGGTTCTATGGGGGGTGCGATGGGAGATATTCCAGGCGTTCGTTGGCAGGTTTTCAAGGTTAACGGTGTATCGCTAAAAGAACTAGTTAGGGGTAGAAAGGAGAAACCAAGGCGATAG
- the pckA gene encoding phosphoenolpyruvate carboxykinase (ATP): MTDKRGATETSKLVLELEEIGIKTVNVHRNLSVNSLVEKAVERNEGIVAANGALSVVTGKFTGRSPDDRFIVDDDVTHNTVHWGAVNHPLPEEKFENIFHKMKTYIEGKEIFIFDGFVGADPKNRMSLRVINDHAWQNLFARQLFIRPTPMELESFRPEFTVIAFNDFKADPQTDGTRTETFIIINLKQKVVLIGATSYAGEIKKSVFSAMNYYLPERGVFPMHCSANVGKDNDVALFFGLSGTGKTTLSADTERMLIGDDEHGWSEFGVFNFEGGCYAKCINLSKEQEPQIWNAIKYGAVMENVVLDEKTKIPDFTDDGLTENTRVAYPLEHIPNAVLPSIGPHPRVIIFLTADAFGVMPPIARLTKEGAMYHFMSGYTSKLAGTERGITKPKETFSKCFAAPFMPRPASVYATMLGEKIEKYRTRVYLINTGWSGGPYGVGERIKLKYTRAMVRAAINGEIEKSQFVHDNIFNLDIPTSCPGVPSEILNPRNTWQEKDAYDIAAKRLAGLFVENFSRFEDVSKEIRDAGPKLHPV, encoded by the coding sequence ATGACAGATAAACGCGGTGCAACGGAAACTAGTAAACTTGTGCTAGAATTGGAAGAAATAGGCATCAAGACTGTGAACGTGCATAGAAATCTTTCTGTTAACTCCCTTGTGGAGAAGGCAGTTGAAAGGAATGAAGGAATTGTAGCTGCGAATGGAGCGCTTTCTGTAGTAACGGGTAAGTTTACTGGAAGATCTCCTGATGATCGATTTATAGTAGATGATGACGTTACACATAATACCGTACACTGGGGCGCTGTTAATCATCCTCTGCCGGAGGAAAAGTTTGAAAATATATTTCATAAAATGAAGACGTATATAGAAGGAAAAGAGATATTCATTTTCGATGGATTTGTTGGCGCTGATCCCAAGAACAGAATGTCGCTTCGAGTAATCAACGATCATGCTTGGCAAAATCTATTTGCTCGACAGCTTTTTATCAGACCTACACCTATGGAGCTAGAATCTTTCAGGCCTGAATTTACCGTTATAGCATTTAACGATTTCAAGGCTGATCCGCAAACAGATGGTACAAGGACTGAAACATTCATCATAATCAATCTGAAACAGAAAGTTGTGTTAATAGGTGCCACTTCCTATGCTGGCGAAATAAAGAAATCTGTATTCTCTGCAATGAATTACTATCTCCCTGAACGGGGTGTTTTCCCAATGCATTGCTCTGCAAATGTTGGCAAGGATAACGATGTTGCTTTATTCTTCGGGTTATCTGGCACAGGAAAGACCACGCTCTCTGCTGACACTGAGAGAATGTTAATTGGAGATGATGAACATGGATGGTCAGAGTTTGGTGTCTTTAATTTTGAAGGTGGTTGCTATGCCAAATGTATTAACTTGAGCAAGGAGCAGGAACCACAGATTTGGAACGCGATCAAATATGGTGCAGTTATGGAAAATGTTGTCCTTGATGAAAAAACCAAGATCCCAGATTTCACTGATGACGGTCTTACAGAAAATACAAGAGTTGCTTACCCGTTGGAACATATTCCAAATGCGGTCCTACCAAGTATAGGTCCTCATCCTAGGGTAATTATATTTTTGACCGCAGACGCATTTGGAGTGATGCCCCCAATAGCTAGACTGACCAAAGAGGGAGCGATGTATCATTTCATGTCAGGTTACACGAGCAAGCTAGCAGGTACGGAGAGGGGCATCACAAAACCCAAGGAAACATTCTCGAAATGCTTTGCCGCACCCTTTATGCCCCGACCAGCTTCTGTTTACGCAACTATGCTTGGCGAAAAGATAGAAAAGTACAGAACTAGAGTGTATCTGATCAATACCGGTTGGTCAGGGGGACCATACGGTGTTGGTGAGAGGATCAAGTTAAAATATACAAGAGCTATGGTGCGGGCTGCAATTAATGGCGAAATAGAAAAATCACAATTTGTTCATGACAATATCTTTAATCTCGATATTCCAACCTCATGTCCAGGTGTACCCAGTGAGATACTTAATCCTAGAAACACTTGGCAGGAAAAGGACGCCTATGATATTGCTGCCAAGCGACTAGCAGGTCTCTTTGTTGAGAACTTTAGCAGATTTGAAGATGTATCAAAGGAAATAAGAGATGCGGGACCAAAGCTGCATCCAGTTTAG
- a CDS encoding M28 family peptidase — translation MEVSEENLRAHAKYLSASALQGREFNTEGNRLAVQYIKKHFREYGLEAPALYPNYVQSLPEGGQNVLGILQGSDHELSKQCVIVDAHHDHMGDGFVGASDNAAGVSVLLELARIFAEHEYSKRSLLFACFDAEEQLLDIGGRRQIMYGASYYVRNPIFDLKKTVSMITLDTLGRTGLIDNLIFILGSERSLFIQDVLYECKTDLRKILFSVDMLTGIKGNYIPFLEKRVPCLFVSNGIHEDYHTRNDTEDKLQYELLTKDTKFTIELLSKISCSPERPDFCKNPICPKTEVEDILYLLKSLQELSLKYGGYAERFNLIIGKLESGPSKKDLTQAVQIVLGFMTPNFARLYLMLNEAQMSEKRKEYRMALQHYEEIVALYDQYRVPYIWIREIEDKIAKLKEKLS, via the coding sequence ATGGAAGTATCAGAGGAGAACTTGAGGGCTCACGCAAAATATCTAAGCGCCTCAGCACTGCAGGGTCGAGAGTTCAATACTGAAGGCAATAGGCTTGCAGTTCAGTATATTAAGAAACATTTTCGGGAGTATGGGTTAGAGGCTCCTGCTCTATATCCCAATTATGTACAGAGCTTGCCAGAGGGCGGACAGAACGTGCTGGGAATTTTGCAGGGCAGCGATCATGAATTGTCAAAACAATGTGTAATAGTGGACGCACATCATGATCATATGGGTGATGGTTTCGTAGGTGCCAGCGACAACGCCGCTGGTGTATCGGTCTTACTTGAACTTGCAAGGATATTTGCCGAACACGAGTATTCAAAACGTAGTCTGCTTTTCGCGTGTTTCGATGCTGAAGAACAACTTCTTGACATAGGAGGAAGAAGACAAATCATGTATGGGGCATCCTATTATGTTCGGAATCCCATATTTGACCTGAAAAAGACAGTTTCGATGATAACACTAGATACCTTAGGTCGTACGGGTTTGATAGACAATCTGATATTCATACTAGGATCCGAACGTTCACTCTTTATACAAGACGTACTTTATGAATGTAAAACAGATCTGCGTAAGATCTTATTTAGCGTTGATATGCTTACAGGTATAAAGGGTAATTACATACCCTTCCTAGAAAAGAGGGTTCCATGCTTGTTCGTAAGCAATGGGATACATGAAGACTATCATACCAGAAATGACACCGAAGACAAACTACAATACGAGTTGCTAACTAAGGATACAAAATTTACTATTGAACTGCTTTCTAAAATCTCATGCTCTCCTGAAAGACCAGATTTTTGCAAGAATCCCATTTGTCCTAAAACTGAGGTTGAGGATATCTTATACCTGTTGAAATCGTTGCAGGAATTAAGCCTGAAATACGGTGGTTATGCGGAACGGTTTAACCTTATCATAGGTAAGCTGGAAAGTGGGCCCTCAAAGAAAGATCTTACACAGGCTGTTCAAATAGTGCTAGGATTCATGACTCCTAATTTCGCAAGGTTGTATCTTATGTTAAATGAAGCACAGATGTCGGAAAAGAGGAAAGAGTATCGGATGGCCCTACAGCATTATGAGGAGATTGTTGCTCTATACGATCAATATAGAGTGCCCTATATTTGGATACGAGAAATAGAGGATAAAATTGCAAAATTGAAGGAAAAACTCTCCTAG
- a CDS encoding 30S ribosomal protein S7: MSKSTENLLLFRKWDLSQVKVDDPGLQRVLSLKPCIIPTSFGRHEHKRFRKASVNVVERLANKMMHFGKKYAKNTGRMGGKKARVINIVRTAFEIINLKTGENPLSVLIKAIENASPNEDTTRIVYGGVVYHVSVDVSPLRRIDLALRFITEGVKESTFSNPKTIEEALADEIMLAAQNNMNSFAIKKKNEQERIAMASR; this comes from the coding sequence ATGAGCAAGTCTACAGAGAATCTGCTATTGTTCAGAAAATGGGATCTTTCTCAAGTCAAAGTTGACGATCCGGGTCTTCAAAGAGTACTGTCACTAAAGCCTTGTATAATACCAACGTCATTTGGAAGGCACGAGCACAAGAGATTTAGAAAAGCCAGTGTGAATGTTGTTGAGCGTTTGGCAAACAAGATGATGCATTTTGGCAAGAAGTATGCCAAGAATACGGGAAGAATGGGAGGTAAGAAAGCAAGGGTAATCAACATAGTAAGAACGGCGTTTGAAATTATAAATCTCAAGACTGGAGAAAACCCACTTTCTGTTTTGATAAAAGCTATAGAAAACGCTTCACCAAATGAGGATACGACTAGGATTGTTTACGGTGGTGTGGTCTATCACGTTTCAGTGGATGTCTCACCGCTAAGAAGGATTGATCTGGCGTTAAGGTTCATAACAGAAGGTGTTAAAGAATCAACATTTTCAAACCCTAAGACAATCGAAGAGGCACTTGCTGACGAAATTATGTTGGCTGCACAGAACAACATGAATAGTTTCGCTATTAAGAAGAAGAACGAACAGGAAAGAATAGCGATGGCATCCCGTTAA